A single window of Nicotiana sylvestris chromosome 3, ASM39365v2, whole genome shotgun sequence DNA harbors:
- the LOC138887829 gene encoding uncharacterized protein yields the protein MLVICPHHGIPDQMLGQWFYMCLSDGVKGNVDDSAGGAFFSKTWRESQSLLDNMAQNSGWTTRNTPITLVVHSVPLDPSNTLAENMATLMTQMSILTKKVEESGQKQQQQHGGRQEDGFARLEAMMQQVIGSNAKISERVDTHDSAIKNIEVQMGQISMSLNNRPHGTLPVDTQINLKDQGPKQLMVVSLRNGRDLDLDQERARESRQAETLVLVPIELDDSTKLIEVTVQLAQEEHNTQIEAEKEAETAQEPVVEVVSDKENTQIIGKKRPPALFPQRLAKYQKEEQYKKFLEILKQIQTCSAVVTRPVAEKLSDPGSFTIPCTIGNFVFAKALCDLGASINLMPLAIYKRLGIRRARPTSMLLQLTDRTVKRPSGILDDVLIQVGKFVFPADFVILDYKKSMRRPSEFANCSLIDDMDVIVEVDNEKLTIEDPLAACLVNLDEVNGEELAEWVLALESKGFWDRTLELEPMHLENRETPLAKPSIEEPPKLELKPLPAHLKYEFLGPNSTLLVIISSSLLDVQE from the exons atgttggttatatgtccgcaccacggtattccagatcagatgttggggCAATGGTTTTACATGTGTTTGTCAGATGGCGTGAAGGGTAATGTTGATGattcagctggtggagcattttttagcaaaacatggagagaaagccagagtctgcttgacaacatggcacagaattcggggtggacaaCCAGGAATACACCTATCACTCTagtggttcactcagtgcccttagatccatccaacactCTTGCTGAAAACATGGCCACATTAATGACACAgatgagcatactcaccaaaaaggtggaagagtcagggcagaagcagcag cagcagcatggtggaagacaggaagatgggtttgctcgacttgaggcaatgatgcagcaggttattgggtcaaatgcAAAAATCAGTGAAAGAGTAGATACACATGATTCAGCTattaagaatattgaagtgcagatgggccagatttcgatgtctttgaataatcgtcctcatgggacattaCCTGTAGACACTCAGATAAATCtaaaagatcaaggcccgaagcagctgatggtagtgagtctacgtaatggcagagacttagacttggatcaagagagggctcgagaaagcagacaggctgagacacttgtactagtgcccattgagctagatgattcAACAAAACTGATAGAGGTGACAGTGCAGCTTGCCCAAGAAGAACATAACACACAGATTGAGgctgagaaagaagctgagacagcCCAGGAACCGGTAGTTGAGGTGGTGTCTGACAAAGAAAATACCCAAATCATTGGAAAGAAGAGACCTCCAGCACTATTCCCACAGAGGCTGGCCAAGTACCAGaaagaggaacaatacaagaaattcttggagatactgaaacaaatccag acctgcagtgctgtggtgactagaccagttgctgagaagctgtctgacccggggagtttcacaattccctgCACCATTGGTAACTTTGTTTTTGCCaaggcactttgtgatttgggggctagcataaatcttatgcccctggcgattTATAAGAGGTTGGGGATTAGAAGAGCTAGGCCCAcatctatgttgttgcagctaaCTGACAGGACCGTGAAAAGACCTTCTGGTATCTTGGATGACGTGCtgattcaggtagggaaatttgtgttccctgcagattttgtgattctagattacaag aaatctatgaggcgaccgagtgaattcgccaattgctcTTTAATTGATGATATGGATGTAATCGTAGAAGTTGATAATGAAAAGTTGACTATTGAGGACCCTCTTGCTGCATGTCTGGtaaatttagatgaggtgaatggggAAGAATTGGCAGAATGGGTGTTGGCTTTAGAGAGCAAAgggttttgggatagaactcttgAATTAGAGCCCATGCACTTAGAAAACAGGGAAACTCCTCTAGCCAAGccatccatagaagaaccaccaaaactggaattgaagccactgcccgcccATCTCAAGTATGAGTTTCtaggacctaactccacattacttgttattatctcatctagtttgttagatgtgcaggaataa